The DNA window GCCTATTGGAAAAACGCGGTCATTGATATTGATGATACCGTCTTGCTGAAGCGCGGTCACCGTACCGACGTTCCTAAGCTGATGCTTGCGCCGGTGCTGCGCCCCCCCGAAACGCCGTGGCCCGCGCTGACCACGCCCTGGGGTGTAGATATCGCCTTTATTGAGGCTCTGCGGTTTGCAACTGCCGACCGTTTTCGGATTGGCAATCGGTTTGCTACGGAGCAACGCTAATAACGGTAGGGTTTAATTGACTTTCGAGATCTATGCGGCAGATCAGTCATCCGCTCCCGGCAGGCTCTTGCAGCTAGCACGAATCTCGCCAACCGTTTGGCTACCTTTCATCATAACCTCAGAGTATGTTCCGGACAGTTGAATGCTGTCGCCTCCCGGCTTGCCAACGAGCCTCTCCGTGCGTAGTTAGCCCCGGCAAAAAACGGCTATTGGTGCCGTCCCATGAAGGCGAATTGACCGGGGCCACCCGTGTCATGCCCCTGACGAAAGATCGACGTTGTCGAGCTTATGGCTCTTGCGGAAGCCACCGGTTTTGACCCGAGAGATGCCATCAAAAGATTGCTAGTGACGAAGGCTGATTGACCGATCCCTCAGTACTCTCCCGCCAGCATAAGCGTGATAATCCGCTCCGTGACGCTTGGGTCGGCTGGATTCGTCGAATGCGATTTCAAATCCTTGGAATAATAGTCGATCTTAAACATCACGCGATTTCCGTCGAAGTCGAAGACTCCAAAGTCGTGCTCCCCGTATGGATCGTTGGCCGTGCTGAAATCGTCAAAGACCGCAATCGTCTGTACAAGTCGGTTGACGGCTTGCGGCCCTAACGCCGCGATACCGGGTGTAATGACGGCACTGCCAGCGAGCAGATGCTGTCGTAGTTCGTCATTGAGCGCACGAATCCGTTCCCTGTTCTGAGACATGGCTATTCCCTTTAAATTTTGAGGATTGAAGCTTGTTTTGAAAAGAAGTGGCCCGGGTTTTCAACCGGGCCACCGAGATTGAGCTAGACGCCGGGATGAATTAGGGCGACTGAATACAGGTGTCGAAAGAAGGTGGGGTATTTCGGATAGTCACGTGCCCGCAAGGTCAGCTGTTCGTTTTTTCGGTCAATCACAATGGCTGGGTACCACTCCGATGGGGAACTCTCCTCGATTAAAACCAGGTGACCGGGCGCGATAGAATCCCAATCCTTCGGCAGAGCCGAGGCCATAGCGGCTTTTGCGTTAGCCAGGGATTTTTGCAGCGCAGTACCGGTGGGCTCTTCTGTGGCCGGTTTGGCGCTCACGGCGACGATCAGCTGATCATAAAGTTGTTGCTTAATGTAGGGGATCAGCGCCTTGCCTTTACCGTGAATGCGCCCGGCGGGAAGCTTCGTCAGAATTTCCTCAGCATGGGGAGCCACGATCTCCTCTATGCGCATTTTCGTGGAGGCGGCCGCTTCTTTGGCTGCCTCGGCCTGGCTTTGTGGAAACCGCCCAGCTTGAGGCTTTCCGGATTGATCCAGTCCAAAGATCACGAACTGACTTTTGATGGTGGTAGTTGATGGATTGGTTTTCATTGGTCTCTCCAAAAGAAGAGGGGCCCGTTTTAAGCGGGCCCCCAAGGGTTAGTCTGGTGAATGCAGTTTTTATTTCCGGTCATCTGTATCACGAGTACTCGACAACTTCCTGCATTCCTCCAGCTTCACGAATGAGAGCGTTTGCCCTCGCACCGATCTTAGCCTAATGATATCAATATGTTAACAAGTTTAATAGTTCAGTAACGCGAGAAATACTCGAAAATCCGAAGTTTTTACTTACTTCTCAGCGGAATTTTACTGCATATGCCGTGAATTACACAGTATATCTGTTCGCAAGACCTTGAATCATCAATATTGTTGCCGTTGCAGATGTTCTGTCGATCGGCGGCGCAGTATTGCCAAAGGGCATGCTGAATCAATCTCGGGAAGTTTGCCGGATAAGTCGCGTTGAAGCGACGCGCGTCGATTCGAGATGAGGCTTGCCGCAGAATATCTGCGCAGCCGCCGGGCTGATAGCAGCCAGCGCCGTAAGCGTGAGCTGCGCCGAAGTTCTGCAGGATGCCGGTACGGTGCATGAAATTATGGACCAGCGTATCGACAGCGATTAGCTGAGTGCCGACTTCAAACCAATGGGGTCGAAGTTTAGGAGCCGCCATCAGAACTTCCGAAAGCGTCATTGTTAGGACCTTGTCGGAAACTCCAAAGATCTGGCGCATCGGCCCGACCAAAGCTTCCGGCTGCAACCGACTCCTGTCTGGGTCCGTGGAGGGGATGCTCGATAACTGATTGTCTATCCATTTTGGCAGATTGCGCCGTGCTACGTCCCGGACGAAAAAGTAAAGGCTGTAGGCCGTCTGATTTAGGCGACCGTTCCGTAGCCGGTGCGTCGCGACACAGCAGGTGTCGCGGTGTT is part of the Bradyrhizobium erythrophlei genome and encodes:
- a CDS encoding DUF3768 domain-containing protein, with translation MSQNRERIRALNDELRQHLLAGSAVITPGIAALGPQAVNRLVQTIAVFDDFSTANDPYGEHDFGVFDFDGNRVMFKIDYYSKDLKSHSTNPADPSVTERIITLMLAGEY